From a single Candoia aspera isolate rCanAsp1 chromosome 2, rCanAsp1.hap2, whole genome shotgun sequence genomic region:
- the PDE12 gene encoding 2',5'-phosphodiesterase 12, which produces MNGVSQGFLRRLLGTLKVLPGLRHRAKQRLSWWFPTFTSTFPAMERAVVRCVPAEPKLSVSILLQDGKTRHLQRDQAEPLGQALARIANNVSKGHAKKAKKSKKAQTEADPGMALPPSQLVAVCLFSQDGETVAEDVPNGEAWQDGTVLQIGETRYRVERNPPTLTELQLPRSLMAGFPVCPKLQVEFGSPQDCLFRWYQEQTIEPVGPEKAAASDGWVEASAGSERVFTPTNAHIGRRLKLVCTPGNCELRYGLPREVESIGPVEAGPGACTFEARHLYTKKVTGPGLIRTVTYNVLADIYARTELSRTVLYPYCAPYSLELDYRQNLLKKELAGYSADIICLQEVDKSVFVDSLGPALDAFGLEGLFRIKEKQHEGLATFYRRDKFSLLSQHDIAFNQALLEDPLHRELRDKVATCPQFEESLLKRSSALQVSVLQSQNDSSRKICVANTHLFWHPKGENIRLIQVAIALSHIKHVINVMYPATPLILCGDFNATPSTGTYTFVSSGSIAEDHESWDSEGKDQRCAMSLTHQFRLKSACGEPAYTNYVGGFHGCLDYIFIDANALEVEQVIPLPSHEEVTTHQALPSVSHPSDHIALICDIKWK; this is translated from the exons ATGAATGGTGTCAGCCAGGGGTTCCTGCGGCGTCTGCTGGGCACTCTGAAGGTCCTTCCCGGGTTGAGGCATCGGGCCAAACAGCGGCTGAGCTGGTGGTTCCCCACCTTCACCAGCACGTTTCCCGCCATGGAGCGGGCTGTGGTGCGTTGCGTCCCGGCGGAGCCTAAGCTCAGCGTTTCCATCCTGCTGCAAGACGGTAAGACACGGCATCTGCAGCGAGACCAAGCGGAGCCTCTCGGTCAGGCGCTGGCTCGCATCGCCAACAACGTCAGCAAAGGCCACGCCAAGAAGGCCAAGAAGAGCAAGAAGGCGCAGACCGAGGCAGACCCCGGGATGGCGCTGCCGCCTTCGCAACTAGTCGCCGTTTGCCTCTTCTCCCAGGACGGGGAAACCGTGGCCGAAGACGTGCCCAACGGGGAGGCCTGGCAGGACGGGACGGTGCTGCAAATCGGTGAGACCCGCTACCGCGTGGAGCGCAATCCGCCCACTCTGACCGAGCTGCAACTTCCGCGCTCGCTCATGGCCGGCTTCCCCGTGTGCCCCAAGCTCCAAGTCGAGTTCGGCTCTCCCCAGGACTGCCTCTTCCGTTGGTATCAGGAGCAGACAATCGAGCCGGTTGGGCCAGAGAAGGCCGCCGCAAGCGACGGCTGGGTGGAAGCCTCGGCCGGCTCCGAGCGCGTCTTCACGCCGACCAACGCGCATATTGGGCGCCGCCTGAAGCTCGTTTGCACCCCGGGCAACTGCGAGCTGCGCTATGGACTGCCCCGCGAGGTGGAAAGCATAGGCCCCGTGGAGGCTGGGCCGGGCGCCTGCACTTTCGAGGCGCGACATCTCTACACCAAGAAAGTCACGGGGCCGGGACTTATCCGCACGGTTACCTATAACGTCCTGGCCGACATCTACGCCCGGACCGAGCTCTCGCGGACCGTGCTCTATCCTTATTGTGCTCCCTATTCGCTGGAGCTCGATTACCGGCAAAACCTGCTCAAAAAAGAACTGGCCGGCTACAGCGCCGACATTATTTGCCTGCAGGAGGTGGATAAGTCGGTCTTCGTGGATAGCCTGGGGCCTGCGCTTGATGCCTTCGGCCTGGAGGGGCTGTTCAGGATCAAGGAGAAGCAGCACGAGGGCCTTGCTACTTTCTACCGAAGGGACAAATTCAGTCTCCTTAGTCAGCACGACATTGCCTTCAATCAGGCTCTTCTTGAAGATCCCTTGCACAGAGAACTGCGGGACAAGGTGGCCACCTGCCCGCAGTTTGAGGAAAGCCTGCTTAAGCGATCATCAGCTCTACAG GTTTCTGTCCTTCAGTCTCAAAATGATTCTTCAAGAAAGATTTGTGTTGCCAACACTCACCTGTTCTGGCACCCAAAAG GTGAAAATATCCGTCTAATCCAAGTTGCAATAGCATTATCCCATATTAAGCATGTGATCAATGTCATGTATCCTGCTACACCTCTCATACTCTGTGGGGATTTTAATGCCACACCATCAACTGGAACATACACTTTTGTCAGTAGCGGCAGCATTGCGGAAGATCATGAGAGCTGGGATTCAGAAGGAAAAGACCAACGGTGTGCTATGTCTCTAACCCACCAGTTCAGACTTAAAAGTGCTTGTGGAGAACCAGCCTACACTAATTATGTTGGAGGTTTTCATGGATGCTTGGACTATATTTTCATTGATGCAAATGCCTTGGAGGTTGAACAGGTAATTCCACTGCCAAGTCATGAAGAGGTAACCACCCATCAGGCCTTACCAAGTGTTTCACACCCATCGGATCATATAGCACTAATATGTGATATAAAGTGGAAATAA